A section of the Halobacteriovorax sp. DA5 genome encodes:
- a CDS encoding coproporphyrinogen-III oxidase family protein, which yields MEEIKSLYIHFPFCRHLCNYCDFFKSIKENDGQLDDFERLFADMSAKHSAILDSHRATLKELETLYIGGGTPSLWGSRGAYFLRDWLRDNNISLKEDCEFTLEVNPGAWTEETLSSWRSIGANRYSLGVQSLNPNFLKIIDRVHNIDDVHETLKYFNKGNYNFSVDFMIGLPFSQKYNRDIIAELTEILTYNPSHISLYILTVPKHYKHYDELPDEEWISDEYIKVANFLAINGFRHYEVSNFAKENKASIHNLNYWRMESVAAIGPSATGYLKNNRYRYKWKTKGADVVEENLSEDEFQIERLYMNLRSSVGFPIKDSYWGDLSELVQSLKSRGLAMAGRDHFYLTSRGFLILDTIIDEIFKISK from the coding sequence ATGGAAGAAATAAAGTCGTTATATATCCATTTCCCGTTCTGTCGTCATCTTTGTAACTATTGTGACTTTTTTAAGTCAATTAAAGAAAACGACGGACAGCTCGATGATTTCGAAAGGCTCTTTGCAGATATGTCTGCAAAGCACAGTGCTATTCTAGATAGTCATAGGGCCACTCTTAAGGAGCTAGAGACTCTCTATATTGGTGGAGGAACACCGAGTTTATGGGGCAGCCGAGGTGCATATTTCTTAAGGGATTGGTTAAGAGACAATAATATTTCTTTGAAAGAGGATTGTGAGTTTACTCTTGAAGTAAATCCAGGGGCCTGGACTGAAGAGACATTAAGTAGTTGGAGAAGTATCGGAGCGAATCGCTACTCTTTAGGCGTCCAATCATTAAACCCAAATTTTCTTAAGATCATTGACCGCGTCCACAATATTGATGATGTCCATGAAACATTAAAGTATTTTAATAAAGGTAATTATAATTTCTCTGTAGACTTTATGATTGGTCTACCTTTTTCTCAGAAGTATAATCGTGATATTATTGCTGAGCTAACTGAGATTCTTACTTATAATCCAAGTCATATTAGTCTTTATATCCTAACTGTTCCGAAACATTATAAGCACTACGATGAGTTACCGGATGAAGAGTGGATAAGTGATGAATATATTAAAGTTGCTAACTTCCTTGCTATAAATGGCTTCAGGCACTATGAAGTTTCAAATTTTGCTAAAGAGAACAAGGCTTCAATTCATAATCTTAATTACTGGAGAATGGAGTCCGTTGCAGCAATAGGCCCTTCTGCCACTGGTTACCTTAAAAACAATCGCTATCGCTACAAGTGGAAGACCAAGGGTGCGGATGTCGTTGAAGAAAATTTAAGTGAAGATGAGTTTCAAATTGAGAGACTCTATATGAATCTTCGATCTAGCGTTGGATTTCCGATTAAAGATTCTTATTGGGGTGACTTGAGCGAGCTGGTTCAATCTTTGAAA